From Spirosoma agri, one genomic window encodes:
- a CDS encoding DUF3341 domain-containing protein — protein sequence MSDVNGNGKFLVGIFDDDDVVLTAVKDIKKAGVRIHEVYSPFPIHGLDVALGHPRSRLGIAAFLFALSGTTTALLLTAYTESFDWPMIVGGKDSYSPVIYVPVIFELTVLFCALGMVGTFLVSNGLGPTVKPLMYDLRTTDNKFAMAIDLSKNNIGEGDIEQILRKSGAAEVNVKQF from the coding sequence ATGTCAGACGTAAATGGTAACGGTAAGTTTTTAGTAGGGATCTTCGATGATGACGATGTCGTGCTAACTGCCGTTAAAGATATTAAAAAGGCGGGCGTACGTATCCACGAAGTGTATTCTCCATTTCCGATTCACGGTCTGGATGTTGCTCTTGGACATCCGCGCTCACGACTTGGAATCGCTGCTTTCCTGTTTGCTTTATCAGGTACAACGACGGCACTTTTGCTAACTGCTTACACAGAAAGCTTCGACTGGCCAATGATCGTAGGTGGTAAGGACTCATATTCTCCGGTCATCTACGTACCTGTTATCTTCGAATTAACAGTACTATTTTGTGCTCTGGGTATGGTTGGTACCTTCCTGGTATCGAATGGTCTTGGCCCAACAGTGAAACCTTTAATGTATGACCTGAGAACTACCGACAATAAATTTGCGATGGCGATTGATCTGAGCAAAAACAACATCGGCGAAGGTGATATAGAGCAGATTCTGAGAAAATCAGGTGCTGCCGAAGTTAACGTTAAGCAGTTCTAA
- a CDS encoding c-type cytochrome, producing MITKHTSFTALAIVGLLFGGTSCKRGHNSTGLEFAPNMYDAVGYEPYRQIRPNTVNVRENGLNMRLPAKGTVSRPNYHTTFGGDSASTDLMIYNIPADSISIAERTLTNPIPETEKSMADGQLMYTRYCSHCHGATGKGDGLVGKEYKGVPNYSTDAYKTMNDGHIFHVITHGKGRMWPHGSQITPEDRWKIVQYVHKLQQG from the coding sequence ATGATAACTAAACATACAAGCTTTACCGCGCTGGCTATTGTTGGATTGCTATTTGGAGGAACATCCTGCAAAAGAGGCCATAACAGCACAGGTCTTGAGTTTGCTCCAAACATGTATGACGCTGTTGGCTACGAACCTTATCGTCAGATTCGCCCTAATACAGTCAATGTTCGGGAAAACGGTCTGAATATGCGTCTTCCTGCAAAAGGTACCGTTTCTCGCCCGAACTACCATACTACGTTCGGTGGTGATAGTGCATCAACAGATTTGATGATCTACAACATCCCCGCCGACAGTATTTCTATCGCCGAGCGGACGCTGACAAATCCAATTCCTGAAACGGAGAAGTCGATGGCCGACGGGCAACTAATGTATACCCGTTATTGCTCGCACTGTCATGGGGCAACAGGCAAAGGAGACGGACTGGTCGGGAAGGAGTACAAGGGGGTTCCCAACTACTCAACAGACGCCTACAAAACAATGAACGACGGCCATATTTTCCACGTAATTACGCATGGTAAAGGACGTATGTGGCCCCACGGCTCACAGATTACGCCTGAAGACCGGTGGAAGATTGTGCAGTACGTACACAAATTGCAACAAGGATAA
- a CDS encoding quinol:cytochrome C oxidoreductase, with translation MASAHAIPSLDEEFEFTAESKRRLLIGIGAGVALVAIGAYLLASGAGSHEHHAAAHAAGAHEAQGGGHHEYKWTTRIWANVWLNAIYFTGASVIGMFFMSYNYLAQAGWSVAFKRVPEAMPAYLPFMLVAILATFFIAGHDLFHWTHPGLYDKTSPEFDPIINGKKGFLNTPFYLGRILVYFGLWYFLWQRLRTFSLQEDLYGGTSYYEKSIKYGVAFLLVFGVTSSTSAWDFVMSIDTHWFSTMFGWYTLASWHVTGLAIITLTVVTLKERGYMQWVNESHLQDLGKFMFAFSIFWTYVWFAQFMLIYYANLPEETIYYRERFSGFGGIYKAPFFINIFLNFVFPFLVLMTRDSKRTYIFLKIAAWGIIIGHYFDFYTNIMPGTVGEHGGFGPIEFGMILIFACGFIWSLSSQLTKANLVPKNHPMLEEALHHDI, from the coding sequence ATGGCATCGGCTCACGCAATACCGTCCTTAGACGAAGAATTTGAATTTACTGCGGAATCCAAGCGTCGATTGTTGATCGGCATCGGAGCAGGGGTCGCGCTGGTAGCAATCGGCGCGTATCTTCTGGCATCAGGTGCTGGTTCGCATGAACACCACGCAGCTGCACATGCTGCCGGAGCACATGAAGCACAAGGTGGCGGACACCACGAGTACAAGTGGACTACACGGATCTGGGCAAACGTCTGGCTAAATGCTATCTACTTTACGGGAGCGTCTGTTATTGGCATGTTCTTCATGTCATACAACTACCTAGCTCAAGCGGGCTGGTCAGTTGCCTTCAAACGGGTTCCTGAGGCAATGCCTGCGTATCTGCCGTTTATGCTGGTTGCAATACTGGCTACGTTTTTTATTGCTGGCCATGACCTTTTTCACTGGACGCATCCTGGCTTGTATGACAAAACCAGTCCTGAATTTGATCCTATTATCAATGGCAAAAAAGGGTTTTTGAATACGCCCTTCTATTTAGGTCGTATCTTGGTTTACTTTGGCCTTTGGTATTTTCTATGGCAGCGGTTGCGGACCTTCTCGCTTCAGGAAGATCTGTACGGTGGCACGTCGTACTATGAAAAGAGCATCAAATATGGTGTAGCCTTTCTTTTAGTATTTGGCGTGACGTCATCTACTTCGGCCTGGGATTTTGTCATGTCGATCGATACGCACTGGTTCAGCACGATGTTTGGCTGGTATACGTTGGCAAGCTGGCACGTTACAGGCTTAGCAATAATCACACTCACCGTAGTGACGCTCAAAGAACGCGGCTATATGCAGTGGGTTAATGAAAGTCACTTACAGGATTTAGGTAAGTTCATGTTTGCTTTCAGTATCTTCTGGACGTACGTGTGGTTTGCTCAGTTTATGCTCATTTATTATGCCAACTTACCGGAAGAAACGATCTATTATCGTGAGCGTTTCAGCGGTTTTGGAGGCATCTATAAAGCTCCGTTTTTTATAAACATCTTTCTAAACTTTGTTTTTCCATTCCTTGTTTTAATGACAAGGGATTCGAAGCGGACTTACATCTTTCTTAAGATCGCAGCATGGGGCATCATCATAGGTCACTATTTCGACTTCTATACCAACATAATGCCGGGTACTGTAGGCGAACACGGTGGTTTTGGGCCGATTGAATTCGGAATGATCTTGATTTTTGCTTGTGGCTTTATCTGGTCGCTCTCCTCGCAGTTGACGAAAGCCAACTTAGTTCCGAAAAATCACCCAATGCTTGAAGAAGCGTTACATCACGACATTTAA
- a CDS encoding cytochrome c oxidase subunit II: MVYIIALLSVVFLGLAVLVISRIATVVKNANGPAVEGRIGLSNKINGIMFMIFFVAGLIGAVWSFMYARQFFLPEASSPHGRRTDFLFWLSMAIIVIAFVVTNALLFIFAWKYQHKEGRKAAYYPENHKLELIWTVVPAIVMAILVFTGWRAWRDIMSEAPADAQVFEIVGKQFNWIVRYPGVDNNKLGSYNYKLIDNNNETGIDYTDESSFDDFVSTSELHIPVNKPVLLKIRARDVLHSVFIPHLRVKMDAVPGMPTRFWFVADKTTDEMRNITGNQNFGYEIACTEVCGQGHFSMRIRLIVEDEASYQAWCKDQKPLLTSTPDLAVRIPANLKAKAAKYLPADGAAAPSDSATASVKQGGGLSVAKATIR, translated from the coding sequence ATGGTTTACATAATCGCTTTGTTATCGGTAGTTTTTCTAGGTTTGGCCGTGCTGGTCATATCCCGGATAGCAACCGTTGTGAAGAACGCAAATGGGCCAGCAGTAGAAGGCCGTATTGGCTTGAGCAACAAGATCAACGGAATCATGTTCATGATTTTCTTTGTTGCCGGCTTGATCGGTGCTGTCTGGTCTTTCATGTATGCACGGCAGTTTTTCTTGCCAGAAGCATCTTCCCCGCATGGTCGTCGTACTGACTTCCTGTTCTGGCTGTCGATGGCAATTATCGTTATCGCTTTTGTCGTCACTAACGCTCTGCTGTTCATTTTTGCGTGGAAGTATCAACACAAAGAAGGACGTAAGGCAGCATATTATCCTGAGAACCACAAACTGGAGTTGATCTGGACCGTGGTTCCGGCAATTGTGATGGCTATTCTGGTATTTACCGGATGGCGGGCATGGCGTGATATCATGTCAGAAGCACCGGCGGATGCCCAAGTTTTTGAAATTGTAGGCAAACAGTTTAACTGGATTGTACGGTACCCAGGTGTTGACAACAACAAACTTGGTTCTTACAATTACAAACTGATCGACAATAATAACGAAACGGGTATCGACTACACAGATGAGTCGTCTTTTGATGACTTCGTCTCTACGTCCGAATTGCATATTCCGGTCAATAAGCCAGTGTTATTGAAGATCCGCGCTCGTGATGTATTGCACAGCGTATTTATTCCTCACCTGCGGGTTAAGATGGATGCTGTACCAGGTATGCCAACACGTTTCTGGTTCGTTGCTGATAAAACTACCGACGAAATGAGAAATATTACGGGTAACCAGAACTTCGGTTATGAGATTGCTTGTACGGAAGTATGTGGTCAGGGCCACTTCTCGATGCGTATACGTCTGATTGTAGAGGATGAAGCGTCGTACCAAGCCTGGTGTAAAGATCAAAAACCACTGTTGACATCAACACCGGATTTGGCTGTGCGCATTCCTGCTAATTTAAAAGCAAAAGCTGCAAAGTATTTACCAGCTGACGGGGCGGCAGCTCCATCGGATAGTGCAACGGCTTCTGTTAAACAAGGTGGTGGTCTATCTGTAGCTAAAGCTACGATTCGTTAA
- a CDS encoding cytochrome c oxidase subunit I, with amino-acid sequence MATASANPATVAHVEEHEHHEPQSFWRTYIFSEDHKTIAKQYLISGIIWSIIGISLSVMFRLQLGFPAMKLEFLRPILGGWINEAGKLDQDFYLALVTMHGTIMVFFVLTAGLSGTFSNFLIPLQVGARDMASGFLNMLSYWFFFLASVIMLFSMFIETGPAAGGWVVYPPLSALPQAHKGSELGMTLWLVSMAMFIVSQLLGGINYITTVINLRTRGMSFSKLPLTIWAFFLTAILGLISFPVLLSAALLLIFDRSFGTSFYLSEIYIKGEALPNVGGSPILFQHLFWFLGHPEVYIVLLPALGMTSEIIATNSRKPIFGYRAMIASMMGIAFLAFIVWAHHMFVTGMNPFLGSIFMFLTLIIAVPSAVKAFNYITTLWRGNIRFTPAMLFSIGLVSFFISGGLTGLILGNAALDIQLHDTYFVVAHFHLVMGAASAFGLLAGVYHWFPKMFGKMMDEKLGYIHFWLTFIGIYLVFFPMHYIGIAGFPRRYYAFTSYDFTKNIFADMNSFISLAAIFTFTAQWVFIYNFVNSLIRGKVAPQNPWKSNTLEWTTPVVPGHGNWPGEIPAVYRWPYDYSKPGAKDDFIPQNVPYSQTPESNLPHENELISLEREIEAQNLNDQFKQPH; translated from the coding sequence ATGGCGACTGCTTCAGCTAATCCGGCGACCGTAGCCCATGTCGAAGAACATGAGCACCACGAGCCGCAGAGTTTTTGGCGAACATACATTTTTTCGGAAGACCATAAGACCATTGCCAAACAATATTTGATCTCGGGTATCATATGGTCAATAATTGGTATTAGTCTGTCGGTTATGTTCCGGCTTCAATTAGGTTTTCCTGCCATGAAGTTAGAGTTCCTGCGACCTATTCTGGGCGGCTGGATCAACGAGGCAGGTAAGCTTGATCAGGACTTCTACTTGGCCCTGGTGACTATGCACGGCACTATTATGGTGTTCTTTGTATTGACAGCTGGTTTGAGTGGTACTTTTTCAAACTTTTTGATTCCATTACAGGTCGGTGCGCGTGATATGGCATCGGGTTTTCTAAACATGTTATCCTACTGGTTCTTCTTTCTGGCCAGTGTTATCATGTTATTCTCGATGTTTATCGAAACGGGTCCTGCTGCTGGCGGTTGGGTAGTTTATCCACCACTCAGTGCGTTACCACAAGCGCATAAGGGATCTGAACTAGGGATGACGCTTTGGTTGGTGAGTATGGCAATGTTCATTGTGTCTCAACTACTAGGTGGTATCAACTATATTACGACGGTTATCAACCTACGGACTCGTGGTATGTCATTCAGCAAATTACCGCTGACAATTTGGGCTTTCTTCCTGACGGCGATTCTTGGTTTGATCTCTTTCCCAGTACTACTCTCGGCAGCGTTGTTGCTCATTTTTGACCGTAGCTTCGGAACAAGCTTTTACTTGTCTGAAATTTATATCAAAGGTGAAGCATTGCCGAATGTGGGTGGTAGTCCTATTTTGTTTCAGCATTTGTTCTGGTTCCTGGGCCACCCTGAAGTATACATTGTATTGCTTCCTGCATTGGGCATGACATCTGAGATCATTGCCACGAACTCACGCAAGCCAATCTTCGGTTACCGTGCTATGATTGCGTCCATGATGGGTATTGCCTTCCTGGCATTCATTGTGTGGGCGCACCATATGTTCGTGACGGGTATGAACCCATTCCTTGGATCGATATTCATGTTCCTGACGCTGATCATTGCTGTTCCATCGGCAGTAAAAGCGTTCAACTACATCACAACGCTATGGCGTGGTAACATTCGGTTTACCCCGGCCATGTTGTTCTCGATTGGTCTGGTGTCGTTCTTTATATCGGGTGGTCTGACCGGTCTGATTCTAGGAAACGCTGCTCTAGATATTCAATTGCACGATACCTATTTCGTCGTTGCCCACTTCCACTTGGTAATGGGTGCTGCCTCTGCTTTTGGTTTACTGGCTGGTGTCTACCACTGGTTCCCAAAAATGTTTGGTAAGATGATGGATGAGAAGCTTGGTTACATCCACTTCTGGTTGACGTTCATTGGTATCTACCTTGTGTTCTTCCCAATGCACTATATCGGTATTGCAGGTTTCCCTCGCCGGTATTACGCATTTACTAGCTACGATTTCACGAAGAATATCTTTGCTGACATGAATAGCTTTATCAGTCTTGCTGCCATTTTCACGTTCACGGCGCAGTGGGTGTTTATCTATAATTTTGTTAATAGCTTGATTAGAGGTAAAGTGGCTCCACAGAACCCTTGGAAGTCGAATACGTTGGAATGGACAACACCTGTTGTTCCAGGACATGGTAACTGGCCAGGTGAGATTCCAGCCGTTTACCGGTGGCCTTATGATTATAGCAAACCAGGTGCAAAGGATGACTTCATCCCCCAAAACGTGCCATATTCCCAAACTCCGGAATCTAACCTTCCTCATGAGAATGAGTTGATTTCACTGGAGAGAGAGATTGAGGCACAAAACCTGAATGATCAGTTCAAGCAACCTCATTGA